The DNA region TCGAACTGAATGAGGCTTTTGCTTCCCAATCACTATACTGCATCAGAGAACTTGGCCTGAATCAGGAGATTGTTAATGTGAATGGCGGGGCAATCGCTTTAGGGCATCCCATGGGTTGTACGGGAGCCAAGCTGACGGCAACCTTGATGTATGAAATGGAGAGACGCCAGGTGAAATACGGCATGGTCACCATGTGCATTGGTGGTGGCCAGGGAGCGGCTGGCATTTTTGAACTATGTTAGCGGTGAGGCTGGACATGAGGCAGATTTAATATGTCCCAGTAGGAGTTGTTCAAACTCATTTGCCCAAAGTTGCGCAGACCCGGGCGCCGGCTCGGGTCTGCTGAATAACCTCTTAGGCTCGAGACATAAGGAGGTGAGGATACATGAACAGGCTAAATGGTAAGGTGGCGCTAGTAACCGGGGCTGGACGAGGGATAGGCGAAGCAACTGCGCGTAAGTTAGCGGCCGAAGGAGCAAAAGTGGCGGTAGTAGATATAGATGAGACCAACGCCCGGCGCGTGGCTAGCTCTATTGATCCCAGTGGGCATAACAGCCTTGGCTTGGCTTGTGATATAAGCGACTATGCAGCAGTGATGCAGATGGTGGAACAGGTCATGGCGAAATTTGGCCATATTGATATCCTGGTCAATAACGCTGGTATTACTAGTGACTCCTTGTTCCATAAGATGTCACTGGAGCAGTGGCAGCGGGTCATCGACGTTAATTTAACAGGTACCTTTAATGTTTGCCGTGCTGTGGTTCCATATATGCAAAAGCAACAGAGCGGCAGAATTGTTAATGTATCTTCTGTCTCAGCTTACGGAAATCCTGGGCAGGCCAATTATGCGGCTTCCAAAGCAGGAATTATTGGCTTGACCAAAAGTTTAGCCAAGGAATTGGGACGCTATAACATCACGGTCAACACTATTGAACC from Bacillota bacterium includes:
- the fabG gene encoding 3-oxoacyl-ACP reductase FabG; amino-acid sequence: MNRLNGKVALVTGAGRGIGEATARKLAAEGAKVAVVDIDETNARRVASSIDPSGHNSLGLACDISDYAAVMQMVEQVMAKFGHIDILVNNAGITSDSLFHKMSLEQWQRVIDVNLTGTFNVCRAVVPYMQKQQSGRIVNVSSVSAYGNPGQANYAASKAGIIGLTKSLAKELGRYNITVNTIEPGLTATDMIKTIPGHILEEKVKKIPLGRPGQPEDQANVICFLASDEASFITGVELQVCGGSLIN